The stretch of DNA AGGGCTTAGTATCGGTCGAAGAGCTTATAGTGGATACCTACTAGAAAATCCTCCTCCTTGAAGGTGtactcctcgtcctcctcatcGGAGTGCAAATCCTCCCGTATCAGAGCCTCTATGCCTTCATTGTCGGTGGGGGTTTCATTCAGCTGGGGCAGGGAGATGCCAGGAGTGCAGTTCAGCTCCCGGGCCTTGGCTCGGGTGAGCTTAGGCACGGATGGCGTGTCCGTAATGATGATGGCACCCCGCTTCTGCTGCTCCGCCGACTCCTGCTTCTTTTCCCGCGCCAGCTCGTCCTCCGCCTTCAGAGTGACCAGTGCCAGGACATGATCGTTGCGCACCACCTTCCGGACCACCTTCTGCATGTCCTCGGTGCTGATGGAGTTGTCCTTGGCCACTTTCCGCAGCCGGCGATCGATCTCCTTGGCATCCTCGTCCACCTGCGAGTCCAGGCTCTGGCGATCGCCGCGGCGCCTCTTCCGCGGCCTCCGTGGCGTCGAGCTATTGCTCCTCGTGGCCTCCGTCTTTTTGGCACTGTTCGGCATTCCGGCACTTCATTtgttaatgaaattttaaagaaaactttgccgaaccgcaaaacaaaaatgtttacacGAAATGCCGCCACTACAATATGCCATATCGATTAGAGGTGGGACCATCGACTATTGTATCGATAGTAtcggtataaaaattaaaatttatttaatttttaaatctttcagATTCACATATATAAGGAACACATTTAATATGGTGACCATACaatgtatactttttatacacttcttatttaaattataaattagaaTATTGGTTTGCCTAtcgaaaacaaatatatcgATGTTACATGTTCCCGCTCTACTATGCTCTGCTTTTCCGGGCTTCTgcccaaaaataatataaaataaaacaacccgGCTCTCGGAGCAAATGTGGAGACAGCTTGAGTAGCAACCGAGAAGTCGATCCGCCTCCTTGCCGCTGCGGAAGTGTCCAGACCAAGAGTTCCGTCTCCGTTGCTGCAAGAAGCAGTCGTGAGGTAAGCCCGCGATTTGCCGTGAATCACATGCCCAATGAATGATAAATGACTCCACCCAAAGCGCTAGAAACCGGAAGATGACCCAGAAGGTTACCAAGCTGGCGCTGGCCAGTCGCCTCATCGTGCTCCTGGTCCAGCTGGTGGCCAACGGAGCCCTGCCGGAGCACAGGCCGGATGTATTCCGGATGCCGGTTTCGGAGGAGCAGCGGACGGGCTGCTGCGAGTGGCTGGACAAGCTGGTGAGGCGCTGTCTGGGCGGATTGAGGCACTGGGACGGGGAGTACTTCCTGCACATTGCCGGCAATCTGTACTCCTACGAGAACTCCCTGGCCTTCTATCCACTGTATCCGGTTGTGGTGCGTCATGTGGCCCAGTCACTGGAGTATTTCGGAGTGCCCCTGTCCAACGAatccctgctgctgctggtggccgTCGGCCTGAACGTCTGGCTCTTCTGCGAGTCCGCCAACCTGCTGTTCCAGCTCACCCACCTGATGTTCAACGACCTGAACAAGAGCTGGAATGCGGCCCTGATATACTGCTTCAATCCGGCCACAATTTTCTTCACGGCCGCTTACTCGGAGTCCTTCTTTGCCTACGCCTCCTTCAACTTGATGCTGGAGTGCCTGAAGCCGACGGACAACTTCCGGTTCCTGCGTTTGGGAGCCGCTCTAACCGCCTGTCTGGTGTGCCGCTCGAATGGATTGATCGCAATGGGATTCCCGCTGTACTTCTTCGCCCGCCAGCTGCTGGTCAAGAGCAAGGAGCACAACTCTTGCTGGCAGGTGGCAAAGATGATACTGACTATTCTGGGAGCCCTTGGGGTTCTGCACACCTTCTATTTCTACATTTACCGGCTGTACTGCATGCCCACCATGACGACGAAGCACCATCCGCAGCACATCGTTGACTACGCAGAGGAGCGGAAGTACCTAGTATCTGGGCAGGGATCCGAGGGATCTCCCTGGTGCCAGTACACGTTGCCATTTCCGTACACTTACGTGCAATCGCACTACTGGGATGTGGGCTTTCTGCGCTACTACAAGTGGAAGCAGCTGCCCAACTTCCTGCTCGCCCTGCCCATGCTGAGTTTTATGCACTGGCACTGCTACGATTACCTGCGTGACTTTATGAAGACTGCCTGGGCGAAGGTCACGCCCTCTGGCTACAGGGATCTGGTCAAGGAGCACCTCACATTCCCCTTCGTGCTGCACGCTGCGTTTCTCACCCTCGTCTGCACCGTTTACGTGCACATCCAGGTGTCCACCCGACTCCTGGCCTCCGCCACGCCGGTTTTTTACTGGTTCGCCGCCGACCACATGCCCAAGACACTGGCCCAGCTTAAGCTGCGCTCCAAGGCGGGAGCTCTCTTCATATGGTGTACTACCTACAGTTTGGTGGGCACGGTGCTATTCTGCAACAATTACCCCTGGACGTGAGCTAGCCGAGTGATGAGGAGGGAGCTGGAGGACCCGCTGGTTGCCAAAGAGACTGTTCATCCGCACGGATTGCTTTTTAGTGTGTAAATAATCGTCCAAGTTCTCTAAATTTAATTGATAGTTTTTGAGGCGCTCAAAGTATTGTATTCCCATGGAAGTTTCCCAACATTTATAAACACTTcaaattgaaacaaaaaataattggaaaataaaaattgttgataatttttggttggtttttaatgtagaaaaacttttattgtttaaattatcatttaaattttcaaagttcCTTAAACAGTATGGAATACCCTAACTATAATTTAACTGAATAGCGGTAGCTTTTGGTATATTTCGGTATATTCAAATATGgctagtatttttttgtgagtgTGCGGCCATACTAGCAATCAGCTGTTTTGGGTGGCGGatcaaaacaaagaaaattgtagagaaaattgtttattaactTAAATCCTCGAGGAAAACAGAAACATGGATGGGCAACTGCGCCTGCACAAGGTGGGCGACTTTGCCGCACCGAGTCTCCAGGAGAAGTCCAGCAAGGCGGGCAACATGGAGCAGTTGTCCGGAGTGATGATAATCATCATAATCAGTGGCGGCGTACTCACCTGCCTGATGCTGTTCATCTTCGCCAAGCGGCAGATCATGCGCTTCCAGCTGCGAGGACGTCGTGGCCCCCACGTGCCGGTGGGCAACGACGCCAAGAAGGCGCTGAGGAGGGAGATTGAGCGGCGCTTGGACTGCATCCAGAAGATCACGCAGGAACCCAAGCTGCTGTGGAGCGATGGCGACAAGTACATCGTTCAGCCGGAGCAGGAGGCACCACTGCCGCCGTACTACTACCGCATGAAGGCGGTGGACGACGTGAAGCTGCTGGAGTCGGAGATCGCCCGGTCGGATGGCAGCTCGCGTCATGCTCCCGAGAGCCTGAGGGCCTTCCTGCTGACCACTCTTTCGGTCACGTTGAACGGAGCCGGTCAGCGGATGATTCACCAGTACTGCGATATGTACGAGCACGCTCGGCACGATCCGAATGAGTTTGGAAAGGATGAGTACGAGGCGTATCACCATTTGCTGCTCAAGCTTTTGGAGGCGTGAGTTAATTGAAACTGAAGTTTTCCTAGGCACCTAACTGATCTTTCCTCCTTCAGATCTAAACAGCTGAAGAACTACAATTCTCGGAAGGCTTCGCCCGCTCGCACCCCGCGGAAACAGACCAAAATGCATTCTCTACTGGATCCTGCTCGCCTTCGACCGCCCACCACTTTGGAAAACGTTCAGCCCAGCAGCGAACTCACAACTGGACAGCACGCCAAGGTCAATTTGACGCTAGGTCTGCAGGGCGGCAACGGCGGAGGTGGCGAAGGTGAGGCTGAGCTGGCCACCAATCCTCTTCATCTGCAGGCGCCCTCGGAAAGAGATCTTATCATACGCAATAGAATTAAGACTCCCACCCTGGACGACATCATCGTGGAGGCGGATCATCATCTGAACGGTGATGCGGGAGTTATGGAGGATAACGAAATCAAGAGCATTTCGTCCAAGCAATTTCAAAGGAACTCCAGCAATGTCTGAGAACGACTCCAAAGAATCCCTCGAACTGGATCGCCATCGATGTTGTAgtctttaattatttaaaactaattgttaggatattttatgattttctaGTGGTAAAAACAGCTACGATTTCGGGAGAATAATCATCTCTTTTTGgcagtaaaaaaaaaccgattagttttcttttttgtcaGTTTTCCTAAGCATAAGTTTAATTCCTTAAATTCCAAAATATGTAACTAGTCTCTTGTAATTGTAGTAAAATTGGTTCAACTAATTTCTCCACTTCCTCTAGCAGCGATCCTATTTCTTCTTACAAGGATCCTCTTTCTTTTTCTTGCAGGGAtcttccttcttcttcttgcaaGCGGCCTTTTCCTTCTCGGCGCAGTGGTCGGCCAGTTGGGCATGGAGAACCAGGTCGAGGAGTCGACAGGAGTATCCCGTCTCATTGTCGTACCAGCTAATCAGCTTGACGAAGTTGTCGTTCAGGGCAATGCAGGCCTTGGCATCGAAAACGGAGGCGAATCGAGATCCGTTGAAGTCGGTGgacaccacctcctcctccacatAGCCCAAAATGCCCTTCATTTCGCCCTCGGCCGCCGCCTTGATGCACTTCTTGATGTCGTCCATTTTGCCGGGCTTGCCAAGGCGACACGTTAGGTCCACCACCGAAACGTTGGGCACTGGCACCCGGAAAGCCATCCCCGTGAGCTTTCCGTTCAGATCGGGGATTACTTTGCCCACTGCCTTGGCGGCACCCGTGGCAGCGGGTATGATGTTGCTCATGCCGCTGCGTCCATCCCGCCAGAGTTTGCTGCTCGGTCCGTCGATGATCTTTTGAGTGGCGGTGGCCGCGTGAACGGTGGTCATCAGGCCCTCGCAAA from Drosophila takahashii strain IR98-3 E-12201 chromosome 2R, DtakHiC1v2, whole genome shotgun sequence encodes:
- the PIG-V gene encoding GPI mannosyltransferase 2 translates to MTQKVTKLALASRLIVLLVQLVANGALPEHRPDVFRMPVSEEQRTGCCEWLDKLVRRCLGGLRHWDGEYFLHIAGNLYSYENSLAFYPLYPVVVRHVAQSLEYFGVPLSNESLLLLVAVGLNVWLFCESANLLFQLTHLMFNDLNKSWNAALIYCFNPATIFFTAAYSESFFAYASFNLMLECLKPTDNFRFLRLGAALTACLVCRSNGLIAMGFPLYFFARQLLVKSKEHNSCWQVAKMILTILGALGVLHTFYFYIYRLYCMPTMTTKHHPQHIVDYAEERKYLVSGQGSEGSPWCQYTLPFPYTYVQSHYWDVGFLRYYKWKQLPNFLLALPMLSFMHWHCYDYLRDFMKTAWAKVTPSGYRDLVKEHLTFPFVLHAAFLTLVCTVYVHIQVSTRLLASATPVFYWFAADHMPKTLAQLKLRSKAGALFIWCTTYSLVGTVLFCNNYPWT
- the LOC108059029 gene encoding protein C1orf43 homolog encodes the protein MDGQLRLHKVGDFAAPSLQEKSSKAGNMEQLSGVMIIIIISGGVLTCLMLFIFAKRQIMRFQLRGRRGPHVPVGNDAKKALRREIERRLDCIQKITQEPKLLWSDGDKYIVQPEQEAPLPPYYYRMKAVDDVKLLESEIARSDGSSRHAPESLRAFLLTTLSVTLNGAGQRMIHQYCDMYEHARHDPNEFGKDEYEAYHHLLLKLLEASKQLKNYNSRKASPARTPRKQTKMHSLLDPARLRPPTTLENVQPSSELTTGQHAKVNLTLGLQGGNGGGGEGEAELATNPLHLQAPSERDLIIRNRIKTPTLDDIIVEADHHLNGDAGVMEDNEIKSISSKQFQRNSSNV
- the LOC108059028 gene encoding glyceraldehyde-3-phosphate dehydrogenase, which gives rise to MPAIGINGFGRIGRMFARQALVRKDVQIAAINDPSLDPKYLAYMLRYDSTHGQFNQKISIEGNCLVVNGKKIQLLKEADLKKVKWGDMGVHTVVECSGRFTTLKACQAHLDGGAKKVVISAPSADAPMFVCGVNLDKYKPNMPIISNASCTTNCLAPLAKVVHDNFQICEGLMTTVHAATATQKIIDGPSSKLWRDGRSGMSNIIPAATGAAKAVGKVIPDLNGKLTGMAFRVPVPNVSVVDLTCRLGKPGKMDDIKKCIKAAAEGEMKGILGYVEEEVVSTDFNGSRFASVFDAKACIALNDNFVKLISWYDNETGYSCRLLDLVLHAQLADHCAEKEKAACKKKKEDPCKKKKEDPCKKK